In one window of uncultured Acetobacteroides sp. DNA:
- a CDS encoding DUF2520 domain-containing protein, producing MKIVVVGSGAVAINLAFGFATTTNFQVEIAARNPQKAKDIIDGLDLKVNISSIEKCDTNADLYIIAVSDRAIEEVFQQLTKRVSPEACIVHTSGTTSIDIFGKDANAVGVLYPLQTFTRNRIIDLRDVPFYLEAKDEHLKRVLVKAVEELEARWDWLESDKRKAIHVAAVFACNFTNYMMACANEVLHKEGLNISVLQPLIEETISKALESENPIAVQTGPARRNDSRTIYMHEAYLKNTPELKELYSIISERIMKKFE from the coding sequence ATGAAGATAGTAGTAGTTGGCTCGGGGGCTGTTGCCATAAATCTAGCCTTTGGATTCGCCACCACCACCAACTTCCAAGTGGAGATTGCCGCCCGAAACCCTCAAAAGGCAAAAGACATTATAGACGGGCTCGACCTAAAGGTTAACATTTCGTCAATCGAGAAATGCGACACCAACGCCGACCTGTACATCATTGCCGTTTCCGACCGCGCCATCGAGGAGGTGTTCCAGCAGCTCACCAAGCGGGTGTCGCCGGAAGCCTGCATTGTGCATACCTCGGGAACCACCTCTATCGATATCTTTGGGAAAGATGCCAATGCCGTTGGGGTGCTCTACCCGCTGCAAACCTTTACGCGCAACCGCATCATCGACCTGCGCGATGTGCCCTTCTACCTCGAGGCCAAGGACGAGCACCTAAAGCGCGTACTCGTTAAAGCCGTTGAGGAGCTGGAGGCTAGGTGGGACTGGCTGGAGTCGGACAAGCGTAAGGCCATCCACGTGGCCGCCGTGTTTGCCTGCAACTTTACCAACTACATGATGGCCTGCGCCAACGAGGTGCTGCACAAGGAGGGGCTAAACATCTCCGTGCTGCAGCCGCTCATCGAGGAGACCATCTCCAAGGCGCTCGAATCGGAGAACCCCATTGCCGTACAAACCGGCCCAGCACGCCGGAATGACAGCCGAACCATCTACATGCACGAGGCCTACCTCAAGAATACCCCCGAGCTAAAGGAGCTCTACTCCATCATCTCCGAAAGGATAATGAAGAAGTTTGAGTAG
- a CDS encoding aminoacyl-histidine dipeptidase: MNKDIKGLNPQLIWKHFYALTQIPRPSGHEEASAQYVMNFAKEQGLEAFRDEVGNVIVRKPATAGMENRKGVVLQGHLDMVPQKNSDKAHDFEKDPIEAYIDGDWVTANGTTLGADNGMGVAASLAVLESKDIAHGPVEVLMTIDEETGMTGAFGLKGGVLKGDILLNLDSEDEGELYVGCAGGTNANVKFEYKEEAAPAGMVGYDLEIRGLKGGHSGMEIILQRGNSNKLMFRFLYEVMGMGVRVSSVDGGSLRNAIPRECFVKVAVPTAKAAEFEAKVKEFEAIYLAEYALVDENLTFKASKGDVPAKVMDAETQNKLTYAIYACPNGVVRMSDSMVGLVETSNNLARVEVKSGAGQVLCLLRSSVDSAKLDLERQISSVFTLAGFEVWMDGQYPGWKPNLSSPILTTMQNVYQKMYGKVPTIKAIHAGLECGLLGGVYPSWDMISFGPTIRYPHSPDEKVKIDTVDKFWNFLVETLKNVPVK; encoded by the coding sequence ATGAATAAAGACATAAAGGGATTAAACCCACAGCTGATTTGGAAGCATTTTTATGCGCTCACCCAGATTCCTCGTCCATCGGGACACGAAGAAGCCTCCGCACAATACGTTATGAACTTCGCCAAGGAGCAAGGGCTCGAGGCATTCCGCGATGAGGTGGGCAATGTTATCGTTCGTAAGCCAGCGACCGCTGGAATGGAAAACCGCAAGGGGGTTGTGCTTCAGGGGCACCTCGACATGGTTCCCCAAAAGAATAGCGACAAGGCTCACGACTTCGAGAAAGACCCTATCGAGGCTTACATCGATGGCGATTGGGTTACCGCCAACGGGACCACCCTCGGAGCCGACAACGGAATGGGCGTTGCTGCATCGTTGGCTGTGCTCGAGTCTAAAGATATCGCACACGGTCCAGTCGAAGTTCTTATGACTATTGATGAGGAAACCGGAATGACCGGCGCTTTTGGGCTAAAAGGTGGCGTGCTAAAGGGCGATATTCTGCTTAACCTCGATTCGGAGGACGAAGGCGAACTTTACGTAGGTTGTGCTGGTGGCACCAATGCAAATGTAAAGTTCGAGTATAAGGAAGAGGCTGCACCTGCCGGAATGGTTGGCTACGACCTCGAAATCCGTGGTCTAAAAGGTGGGCACTCCGGCATGGAGATTATCCTTCAGCGTGGAAACTCCAATAAGCTAATGTTCCGCTTCCTTTACGAAGTTATGGGCATGGGCGTTCGCGTAAGCAGCGTTGATGGAGGTAGCTTGCGCAATGCCATCCCTCGCGAGTGCTTCGTTAAGGTTGCAGTACCTACAGCAAAGGCCGCAGAGTTCGAGGCAAAGGTGAAGGAGTTTGAAGCAATTTACCTTGCCGAATACGCTTTGGTTGACGAAAACTTAACCTTTAAGGCAAGCAAAGGCGATGTTCCTGCAAAAGTGATGGATGCTGAAACGCAGAACAAGCTAACCTATGCCATTTATGCATGTCCAAATGGGGTTGTTCGCATGAGCGATTCGATGGTAGGCCTGGTAGAAACATCCAATAACCTTGCTCGTGTAGAGGTGAAGAGTGGGGCAGGGCAGGTGCTTTGTTTGCTCCGTAGTTCGGTTGATAGCGCAAAGCTCGACCTTGAGCGTCAAATCTCCAGCGTGTTTACCTTAGCAGGTTTCGAAGTTTGGATGGATGGGCAGTATCCCGGATGGAAGCCAAATCTAAGTTCTCCAATCCTCACTACCATGCAGAATGTTTACCAGAAGATGTACGGGAAAGTACCAACCATCAAGGCTATTCATGCCGGGTTGGAGTGTGGTCTACTAGGAGGCGTATATCCAAGCTGGGATATGATTTCGTTTGGGCCAACCATTCGCTACCCTCATTCACCAGATGAGAAGGTAAAGATCGATACTGTGGATAAATTCTGGAACTTCTTGGTAGAAACACTAAAGAATGTCCCCGTAAAATAG
- a CDS encoding ATP-binding protein yields MQHRIAEGEGQHLDFKYAVTDSKKIARSLAAFANTTGGSLLLGVKDNGRIAGVNSDEEYYMIETAAQLYCKPEVPFSVIRWDVGGKVVLEIVIEESRKKPHTAPDKEMKPTTYIRVADENMKVGRLHSLYLRQSCGKQRPVSLGDRHQKVIDFVTQNGPSSFTRIWKKLLLSTKEAERIVLDLLAIGTLTIESTHEGSLISISHEEL; encoded by the coding sequence TTGCAACATAGGATCGCCGAAGGAGAAGGGCAGCATCTCGACTTTAAGTATGCCGTTACCGATTCCAAGAAGATAGCCCGCTCGCTGGCCGCCTTTGCCAACACCACGGGCGGCTCGCTGCTGCTCGGCGTTAAGGATAACGGCCGGATTGCCGGCGTGAACTCCGACGAGGAGTACTACATGATCGAAACCGCCGCCCAGCTCTACTGCAAGCCCGAAGTGCCCTTTAGCGTTATCCGCTGGGATGTCGGCGGAAAGGTGGTGCTCGAAATCGTCATCGAGGAGAGCCGCAAGAAGCCCCACACCGCCCCCGACAAGGAGATGAAGCCCACCACCTACATCCGCGTAGCCGACGAAAACATGAAGGTGGGCCGCCTGCACTCGCTCTACCTGCGGCAGTCGTGCGGGAAACAGCGCCCCGTAAGCCTTGGCGACCGCCACCAAAAGGTAATCGACTTCGTCACCCAAAACGGCCCATCATCGTTTACCCGTATCTGGAAGAAGCTGCTCCTATCAACTAAAGAGGCCGAGCGCATTGTGCTCGACCTGCTCGCCATCGGGACGCTTACCATCGAGTCCACCCACGAAGGCTCGCTGATTTCCATCAGCCACGAGGAACTGTAG
- a CDS encoding IS256 family transposase translates to MKEEEKVASFSYEEFEKEAIKGLYERKSLSGENGVFAPLLKHFLEKALALELEQHLKDSEGNKRNGATTKTVKSSNGEFELSPPRDRNGSFTPEIVAKRQVLLDDELCEKVLSLYAKGMSYADIRKLLMEVYGLSLSPAQMSELTDRLIPELQEWQQRPLSPLYAIVWFDAIHFKCREGGAVQGKALYNVYAVSQEGFRELLGIYIAGSESARFWLEVLQDLRLRGVEDILIACTDNLKGFSEAISSTFPETVIQSCIVHQVRSTLKYVVKKDYKAITADMRAIYGSPTLEAGEAELERFAERWGTKYPTAVKSWRENWYKLSSFFDFGREIRRLMYTTNPIEGIHRRMRKVTKTKGCFSSDMAIKKLIYLVIRDINSSPKREVAGWKLIYGQLCIKFAERMAKFGA, encoded by the coding sequence ATGAAAGAGGAAGAAAAAGTAGCGAGCTTCAGTTACGAGGAATTTGAGAAGGAGGCCATCAAAGGCCTTTACGAGCGCAAGAGCCTAAGCGGCGAGAATGGGGTGTTCGCCCCGCTGCTCAAGCACTTTTTGGAGAAGGCCCTAGCGCTGGAGCTGGAGCAGCACCTGAAGGATTCGGAGGGCAACAAGCGCAACGGCGCTACCACCAAAACGGTTAAGAGCTCGAACGGCGAGTTTGAGCTCAGCCCCCCCAGAGACCGTAACGGATCCTTTACCCCAGAGATCGTGGCCAAGCGGCAGGTGCTGCTGGACGACGAGCTCTGCGAGAAGGTGCTCTCGCTCTACGCCAAGGGGATGAGCTACGCCGACATTCGGAAGCTGCTGATGGAGGTTTACGGGCTTTCGCTCTCGCCCGCCCAGATGAGCGAGCTCACCGATCGGCTCATCCCCGAGCTGCAGGAGTGGCAGCAGCGCCCGCTGAGCCCGCTCTACGCGATAGTCTGGTTCGACGCCATCCACTTCAAGTGCCGCGAGGGCGGTGCAGTGCAGGGCAAGGCGCTCTACAACGTCTACGCGGTCAGCCAGGAGGGCTTTCGGGAGCTGCTGGGCATCTACATTGCCGGGAGCGAGTCGGCCCGCTTCTGGCTGGAGGTGCTGCAGGATCTGCGCCTTCGGGGCGTGGAGGACATCCTGATCGCCTGCACGGATAACCTCAAGGGCTTCAGCGAGGCCATCAGCAGCACCTTTCCCGAGACGGTCATCCAGAGCTGCATCGTCCACCAGGTGCGCAGCACGCTCAAGTACGTGGTTAAAAAAGACTACAAGGCCATCACCGCCGACATGCGGGCCATCTACGGCAGCCCCACGCTGGAGGCGGGCGAGGCGGAGCTCGAGCGCTTCGCCGAGCGCTGGGGGACGAAGTACCCCACCGCCGTCAAGAGCTGGCGGGAAAACTGGTACAAGCTGAGCTCCTTCTTCGACTTCGGCAGGGAGATCCGCCGGCTCATGTACACCACCAACCCCATCGAGGGCATCCACCGGCGCATGCGGAAGGTGACCAAGACCAAGGGGTGCTTCTCCTCCGACATGGCCATCAAGAAGCTGATATACCTCGTTATTCGGGATATCAACTCGAGCCCAAAGCGGGAAGTTGCGGGGTGGAAGCTCATCTACGGGCAGCTTTGCATTAAATTTGCCGAGCGGATGGCCAAGTTTGGAGCATGA
- the serB gene encoding phosphoserine phosphatase SerB — translation MKQSMQQKKREIILLNISGEDKAGLTSSLTQILSQYNVQILDIGQATIHDDLALGILFEVPEESESSPILKDLLFKSYEMGVNVKFTPISEERYNGWVNHQGKDRYILTLLARKLTAEHLARTTSIIAEQGLNIDLITRLSGRTPLDGDTSKTKAVVELSIRGTPKDIDKMKSEFVKISGETGVDVAFQVDNIFRRNRRLICFDMDSTLIQTEVIDELAERAGVGDQVRAITEDAMQGKLDFKESFIKRVSLLKGLDESVMKEIAENLPLTEGAERLMKTLNRYGYRTAILSGGFTYFGNHLKSKLGVDYVFANDLEIKDGKLTGKHLGDIVDGQKKAELLKLLAFKEDLRLDQVIAVGDGSNDLPMIQLAGLGIAFHAKPKVKEKAKHALSTIGLDGILYLLGFRDREMMVD, via the coding sequence ATGAAACAGAGCATGCAGCAAAAGAAGAGAGAAATTATCCTTCTCAATATTTCAGGGGAAGACAAAGCGGGTCTAACCTCCTCGCTAACCCAAATCCTAAGCCAGTACAACGTACAAATCCTGGACATCGGGCAGGCCACCATCCACGACGACCTCGCGCTGGGCATCCTCTTCGAGGTGCCAGAAGAGTCCGAGTCGTCGCCCATCCTCAAAGACCTCCTATTTAAGAGCTACGAGATGGGCGTCAACGTAAAGTTCACCCCCATCTCCGAAGAGCGCTACAACGGCTGGGTAAACCACCAGGGCAAAGACCGCTACATCCTCACCCTGCTCGCCCGCAAGCTCACCGCCGAGCACCTAGCCCGAACCACCAGTATTATCGCCGAGCAGGGGCTCAACATCGACCTTATCACCCGCCTGTCGGGCCGCACCCCGCTCGATGGCGACACCAGCAAAACAAAGGCAGTGGTAGAGCTATCGATTCGTGGAACCCCCAAGGATATCGATAAGATGAAAAGCGAATTCGTAAAGATATCCGGCGAAACAGGCGTAGATGTAGCCTTTCAGGTCGACAACATCTTCCGCCGCAACCGCCGCCTGATATGCTTCGATATGGACTCAACCCTCATCCAAACCGAGGTGATCGACGAGCTGGCCGAACGCGCCGGCGTAGGCGACCAAGTAAGGGCCATCACCGAAGATGCCATGCAGGGAAAACTCGATTTTAAGGAAAGCTTCATCAAGCGCGTATCGCTCCTAAAAGGATTGGACGAAAGCGTAATGAAGGAGATCGCCGAAAACCTACCCCTAACCGAAGGCGCCGAACGGCTGATGAAAACGCTGAACCGCTACGGCTACCGTACGGCCATTCTTTCGGGAGGATTCACCTACTTCGGCAACCACCTCAAGAGCAAGCTCGGCGTCGACTACGTCTTTGCCAACGACCTCGAAATAAAAGACGGGAAGCTAACAGGAAAGCACCTTGGCGATATCGTCGACGGGCAAAAGAAGGCCGAACTGCTGAAGCTGCTAGCCTTTAAGGAAGACCTACGCCTCGATCAGGTTATTGCCGTTGGCGATGGCTCCAACGATCTCCCCATGATCCAGCTCGCAGGACTTGGCATAGCCTTCCACGCCAAGCCCAAGGTAAAGGAGAAGGCCAAGCATGCGCTATCCACCATTGGCTTAGACGGCATCCTTTACCTTCTAGGATTTAGGGATAGGGAGATGATGGTGGACTAA
- a CDS encoding TFIIB-type zinc finger domain-containing protein, translated as MSLLNTRNAVKMSAEKKFSCPVCGAKVPFSYAMRIADDKRHVCERCHTHLIPKTNNVIYIRICTVIATLIFVLTYSKVVFGLYGVERTFVASLVHLAATAAFYFALTYAAIVRVVVMKKLEQ; from the coding sequence TTGAGCCTGCTTAACACTAGAAATGCTGTAAAGATGTCTGCAGAAAAGAAGTTTTCCTGTCCAGTTTGTGGCGCCAAGGTGCCCTTTAGCTACGCCATGCGCATTGCCGATGATAAGCGGCACGTGTGCGAGCGCTGCCACACCCATTTGATCCCTAAAACCAACAATGTTATCTACATCAGGATTTGTACCGTAATTGCCACGCTGATATTCGTGCTTACCTACAGCAAGGTGGTGTTCGGCCTCTACGGGGTAGAGCGCACGTTTGTGGCCTCGCTGGTTCATCTTGCTGCAACGGCGGCCTTCTACTTTGCGCTAACCTACGCTGCCATTGTTAGGGTGGTGGTGATGAAAAAGCTGGAGCAGTAG
- a CDS encoding acyl-CoA dehydrogenase family protein produces MANFYSDNEDLKFHLGHPLMKKIVELKEMGFVDKETYDYAPIDFEDAIDSYDKTLEIVGDICGNILDTNAESVDAEGPEVINDRVKYARGTQENHDALTQAGLYGMSLPREYGGLNFAMVPYVVAAELVSRADAGFANIWGLQDCAETIHEFGSKEIKDEFLPRIHQGQTAAMDLTEPDAGSDLQAVQLKATWDEKKGTWLLNGVKRFITNGDAEISLVLARSEDGTNDARGLSLFVYDKKDNAMKVRRIEHKLGIIGSPTCELVFTNAPAVLVGDRKMGLIKYVMSLMNGARLGVGAQSVGLSEAAYREAVKYANERVQFGKAIIQFPAVYELLTNMKAKLQASRALLYETSRFVDVYKAYYHISQDRKLEKNERDEQKEFNKLADCYTPLLKLFASEYSNQIAYDSLQIHGGSGFMKDYPIERIIRDARITTIYEGTSQLQVVAAIKGVTTGVFLQQMKAYAATPVHTDMEYMKKTLADMTEEYVKAFELVHAVGDNEYLDFHARRLVEMAGHIIMGYLLLLDAQRDARFTNSADVFIKLGAAWNKDRYSYIAKSNIDDLGIYKMVQEEVIKQA; encoded by the coding sequence ATGGCAAATTTTTACTCAGATAACGAAGATTTGAAATTCCACCTAGGGCACCCACTGATGAAGAAGATCGTGGAGCTCAAGGAAATGGGATTTGTAGATAAGGAAACCTACGACTACGCTCCTATCGATTTCGAGGATGCTATTGACAGCTACGACAAGACGCTGGAGATTGTAGGCGACATTTGCGGCAACATCCTTGACACCAACGCCGAGTCGGTTGATGCCGAGGGTCCCGAGGTTATCAACGACCGCGTGAAGTATGCCCGTGGTACTCAGGAGAACCACGATGCGCTTACCCAAGCTGGTCTTTACGGCATGTCGCTTCCACGCGAGTATGGCGGATTGAACTTCGCCATGGTTCCCTACGTGGTTGCTGCCGAGTTGGTATCGCGTGCCGATGCTGGTTTTGCCAACATCTGGGGGCTACAGGACTGCGCTGAGACCATCCACGAATTTGGATCAAAAGAAATAAAGGACGAGTTCCTTCCTCGTATCCACCAAGGCCAAACCGCTGCCATGGACCTTACCGAGCCTGATGCAGGATCGGACCTACAGGCTGTACAGCTAAAGGCTACTTGGGACGAAAAGAAGGGTACATGGTTGTTGAACGGCGTAAAGCGCTTCATCACCAACGGTGACGCTGAGATCTCGCTAGTTCTTGCCCGCTCGGAAGATGGCACCAACGACGCTCGTGGTCTGTCGCTTTTCGTGTACGACAAGAAGGACAACGCCATGAAGGTTCGCCGTATCGAGCATAAGCTGGGTATCATCGGCTCGCCAACCTGCGAATTGGTATTTACCAACGCTCCTGCAGTGCTTGTGGGCGACCGCAAGATGGGTCTTATCAAGTACGTAATGTCGCTGATGAACGGTGCCCGCCTTGGCGTAGGTGCTCAGTCGGTTGGCCTTTCAGAGGCTGCCTACCGCGAGGCTGTTAAGTACGCCAACGAGCGCGTGCAGTTTGGCAAGGCCATCATCCAGTTCCCAGCCGTATACGAGCTGCTCACCAACATGAAGGCTAAGCTTCAGGCATCGCGTGCGCTGCTTTACGAGACATCGCGCTTTGTTGATGTGTACAAGGCATACTACCACATCAGCCAAGACCGCAAGTTGGAGAAGAACGAGCGCGACGAGCAAAAGGAATTTAACAAGCTGGCCGACTGCTACACCCCGCTGCTTAAGCTATTCGCTTCGGAGTACAGCAACCAGATTGCCTACGACTCGCTACAAATCCACGGTGGATCGGGCTTCATGAAGGATTACCCAATTGAGCGCATCATCCGCGACGCACGTATCACCACCATCTACGAAGGAACCTCGCAGCTACAGGTTGTTGCCGCCATTAAGGGCGTAACCACCGGCGTATTCCTACAGCAGATGAAGGCTTACGCTGCTACCCCTGTTCATACCGACATGGAGTACATGAAGAAGACTCTTGCCGATATGACCGAGGAGTACGTGAAAGCGTTCGAACTGGTTCACGCCGTTGGCGACAACGAATACCTAGACTTCCACGCTCGCCGCTTGGTGGAGATGGCTGGCCACATCATCATGGGCTACCTACTCCTACTCGACGCTCAGCGCGACGCCCGCTTCACCAACTCGGCTGATGTATTCATCAAGCTTGGTGCAGCATGGAACAAGGATCGCTATAGCTATATTGCAAAGAGCAATATCGACGACCTTGGCATCTACAAGATGGTACAGGAAGAGGTTATCAAGCAAGCATAA
- the pheT gene encoding phenylalanine--tRNA ligase subunit beta: protein MNISYSWLKDYLKTDLTPEQISEILTSIGLEVDSLEKEEAIKGGLQGVVVGYVVECERHPDADKLSVTKVDVGGPELLQIVCGAPNVAAGQKVPVATVGTVLYSGDDEFKIKKSKIRGVESLGMICAEDELGLGHSHDGIMVLDPETPVGTPAKEYFKLEDEYVFEIGLTPNRVDAASHYGIARDVAAYLKVNGIPSSLEMPSVDAFKVDSTSNIIPVEVMNAEACPRYAGITVSNVKVGPSPEWLQKKLRAIGINPKNNVVDITNFILHELGQPLHAFDAAKIAGGKIVVRTAPEGTPFTTLDGVERKLNEADLMICNANEPMCIAGVFGGLDSGVTEETTSIFIESAYFNPVSVRKTARRHGLNTDSSFRFERGIDPHQTIYALKRAALLVKELAGGEISSEVIDIYPTPIDNFSVEVSLDKMRKLIGKEIETDTIKKILDALDIAIVEDKGDVLLLNVPAYRVDVQREADVVEEVLRIYGYNNIEMPLQVRSTLSFEPRPEKDRIVNTASDLLSANGFNEIMSNSLTKAAYYQGLTAYPEEKSVRIINPLSGDLSVMRQTLFFNGMEAIGLNTSHRNADLKLYEFGNVYAYNAEKATDDNHLRAYNESYHVALFVTGNRNAESWNTKVAPSDYFTLRASVEQLLSRFGISLFDLKVEENSLDFISDGVTYLLNGKKLIEMGAVAKKFRNMFDVKNEVFFAEIRFDLLIGFVRKNKTTFKEISKFQEVRRDLALLLDKKVTFAQLRETALQTEKKLLKKVGLFDVYEGKNLPEGKKSYALSFILQDETKTLTDQQIDRIMDNLVKAFDRSYGAQLR from the coding sequence ATGAATATCTCCTATAGCTGGTTGAAGGACTACCTGAAAACCGACCTTACACCCGAACAGATTTCTGAGATACTAACGTCGATTGGCCTAGAGGTGGACTCCCTCGAAAAGGAGGAGGCCATTAAGGGCGGATTGCAAGGCGTTGTTGTGGGCTACGTTGTAGAATGCGAGCGCCACCCCGATGCCGATAAGCTAAGCGTTACAAAAGTTGATGTTGGCGGCCCCGAGTTGCTACAGATCGTTTGCGGTGCGCCCAACGTGGCCGCCGGGCAAAAGGTACCCGTAGCTACCGTAGGTACCGTTCTCTACTCGGGCGACGACGAGTTTAAGATCAAGAAGTCAAAGATACGCGGCGTTGAGTCGTTGGGTATGATTTGCGCCGAAGATGAGCTGGGCCTAGGTCACTCGCACGACGGCATCATGGTGCTCGACCCCGAAACCCCAGTAGGAACACCTGCTAAGGAGTACTTCAAGCTAGAAGATGAGTACGTTTTCGAAATAGGGCTTACCCCCAACCGCGTAGATGCGGCATCGCACTACGGCATTGCCCGCGATGTGGCTGCCTACCTAAAGGTAAACGGTATTCCATCGTCGTTGGAGATGCCATCGGTAGATGCGTTTAAGGTTGATAGCACCTCGAACATCATCCCCGTAGAGGTTATGAACGCGGAGGCTTGCCCCCGCTACGCCGGCATCACCGTATCGAACGTAAAGGTTGGCCCATCGCCCGAATGGCTACAGAAGAAGCTTCGCGCCATCGGCATCAACCCAAAGAATAATGTGGTAGACATTACCAACTTCATACTTCATGAGCTTGGCCAACCGCTACACGCCTTCGATGCTGCTAAGATTGCCGGAGGTAAGATTGTGGTTCGCACCGCCCCAGAGGGAACGCCATTCACCACCCTCGACGGCGTAGAGCGCAAGCTTAACGAGGCCGACCTGATGATCTGCAACGCCAACGAGCCGATGTGCATCGCGGGTGTATTTGGAGGATTGGACTCGGGCGTTACCGAGGAAACCACCAGCATCTTCATCGAGAGTGCCTACTTTAACCCCGTATCGGTGCGCAAGACGGCCCGCCGCCACGGCTTGAATACCGATTCGTCGTTCCGCTTCGAGCGTGGAATCGATCCTCACCAAACCATCTACGCGCTTAAGCGTGCTGCCCTTCTGGTGAAGGAGCTGGCCGGTGGCGAGATCTCATCCGAAGTAATCGACATCTACCCTACCCCTATCGACAACTTTAGCGTAGAGGTATCGTTAGATAAGATGCGCAAGCTAATCGGCAAGGAGATCGAAACCGACACCATCAAGAAGATTTTAGATGCGCTAGATATAGCCATCGTTGAGGATAAGGGCGACGTGCTGCTGCTAAACGTTCCTGCCTACCGCGTAGACGTTCAGCGCGAGGCCGACGTTGTGGAGGAGGTGCTCCGCATCTACGGATACAACAACATTGAGATGCCGCTACAGGTACGCTCGACCCTATCGTTCGAGCCACGCCCCGAAAAGGATAGAATCGTGAACACCGCTTCGGACCTACTTTCGGCTAACGGATTCAACGAAATCATGTCGAACTCGCTTACCAAGGCGGCCTACTACCAAGGGCTAACGGCCTACCCCGAGGAGAAGTCGGTTCGCATCATCAACCCGCTTAGCGGCGACCTTAGCGTGATGCGCCAAACCCTATTCTTCAACGGCATGGAGGCCATTGGCCTTAACACCAGCCACCGTAACGCCGACCTTAAGCTGTACGAGTTTGGCAACGTGTACGCCTACAACGCCGAGAAGGCAACCGACGATAACCACCTGCGCGCCTACAACGAGAGCTACCACGTGGCGCTGTTCGTTACCGGCAACCGCAACGCCGAGAGCTGGAACACCAAGGTTGCGCCTAGCGACTACTTTACGCTTCGCGCCTCGGTAGAACAGCTGCTATCGCGCTTCGGCATTAGCCTGTTCGACCTAAAGGTGGAGGAGAACAGCCTCGACTTTATCAGCGATGGCGTTACCTACCTGCTAAACGGCAAGAAGCTCATCGAGATGGGCGCCGTGGCCAAGAAGTTCCGCAACATGTTCGACGTGAAGAACGAGGTGTTCTTTGCCGAGATCCGCTTCGACCTGCTGATTGGCTTCGTTCGCAAGAACAAGACCACCTTCAAGGAGATATCCAAGTTCCAGGAGGTGCGCCGCGACCTAGCCCTACTGCTCGACAAGAAGGTAACCTTCGCCCAGCTGCGCGAGACCGCCCTTCAAACCGAGAAGAAGCTGCTTAAGAAGGTTGGCCTCTTCGACGTGTACGAGGGCAAGAACCTCCCCGAAGGCAAGAAGTCGTACGCGCTTAGCTTCATCCTACAGGACGAAACCAAGACGCTCACCGACCAGCAAATCGACCGCATCATGGACAACCTGGTGAAGGCCTTCGACCGCAGCTACGGGGCTCAGCTACGATAG
- a CDS encoding glycoside hydrolase family 43 protein encodes MGFWAAQAQAQPVVQHDTTFVASGNPVFTHKYTADPAGFVHGNRLYVYTGHDECPTNENFYKMKEWLLFSTEDMKTWTEHPVPLRVSDFAWARGDAWASQVIERNGKFYWYVAVEHKSIHGKAIGVAVADSPTGPFKDAKGSAIITNNLTTQYTNISWDDIDPTVIIDDDNQAYLFWGNTQCYYVKLKENMVDTVGPIRPVLNLPHFTEAPWIHKNNGWYYLSYAVGFPEKIAYSMSQSIDGPWAYKGILNEVAGNSNTNHQAIVKFKGSWYFIYHNGSINTDGGSFRRSVCIDRLYYNKDNTIKRIQMTSEGVSPTR; translated from the coding sequence ATGGGCTTCTGGGCTGCCCAGGCTCAAGCCCAACCGGTAGTGCAGCACGACACCACCTTTGTGGCCAGTGGCAACCCGGTGTTCACCCACAAGTACACGGCCGATCCGGCAGGGTTCGTGCACGGTAACAGGCTGTACGTGTACACCGGCCACGACGAGTGCCCCACCAACGAGAACTTCTACAAGATGAAGGAGTGGCTCCTATTCTCGACCGAGGATATGAAGACCTGGACCGAGCATCCCGTACCGCTGAGGGTGTCGGACTTCGCGTGGGCCCGTGGCGATGCCTGGGCCTCGCAGGTGATAGAGCGCAACGGCAAGTTCTACTGGTACGTGGCCGTAGAGCATAAGAGCATCCACGGCAAGGCCATTGGGGTAGCCGTTGCCGACAGCCCCACCGGCCCGTTTAAGGATGCCAAGGGATCGGCCATCATCACCAACAACCTTACCACCCAGTACACCAACATCAGCTGGGACGACATCGACCCCACCGTAATTATCGACGATGACAACCAGGCCTACCTCTTCTGGGGAAACACGCAGTGCTACTACGTGAAGCTGAAGGAGAACATGGTGGACACCGTTGGCCCCATCAGGCCCGTGCTCAACCTCCCCCACTTTACCGAGGCTCCCTGGATACACAAGAATAACGGCTGGTACTACCTCTCGTACGCCGTAGGCTTCCCCGAGAAGATCGCCTACTCGATGAGCCAAAGCATCGACGGGCCTTGGGCGTACAAGGGCATCCTAAACGAGGTGGCCGGCAACTCGAACACCAACCACCAGGCCATCGTGAAGTTTAAGGGCAGCTGGTACTTCATCTACCACAACGGCAGCATCAACACCGATGGGGGTAGCTTCCGGCGCTCGGTGTGCATCGACCGCCTGTACTACAACAAGGATAATACCATCAAGCGCATTCAGATGACCTCGGAGGGAGTTAGCCCCACCCGGTAG